In Ktedonobacteraceae bacterium, the DNA window GCTACACCGCCATGCACCTGGCCCTCCACGACTACCGGGTTGATTACCTTGCCGCAGTCATGGACCGCCGCGTACTTCAGGAACGACACCATACCCGTCTTTGGATCGACCTCGATGATGGCACCATGAACGCCACTGGCAAAACTCGCATGTGGTGGGCTGTAAAACTCGCTTGCTTCCAGGCCGGGACCGCCGCGCTCAGGCGGCAGGGCAGGACCAGGACGAGGCCCCGCCAGCTTCATGGACATCAGCTTGCGCGCATTTTCGCCATACGCGTAGCGCAAAGGATTCGCAGAAATCGCGACCTGGCCTAGCGTCAATGCCCGGTGCGGCGCATCCCTCACGAAGACTTTGCCATCTGCCAGCTCAATATCCTCAGGGGACGCCTCAAAAAGATCTGCCGCGACCTGTTTGGCTTTCTCACGCACCTTTTTAGCGGCAAGATACATGGCAGAACCGGCGACGGTCGCGGCGCGGCTGGCATAGGTACCCATACCCCAGTTGAAAGCCTGTGTATCACCGGTAATAACCAGCACATCCTTCGGGTCCACGCCCAACTGGTCGGCGACAATCTGCGCGAATGTGGTAAAATGCGCCTGCCCCTGCGTCGTGATCCCGGTAGAAGCAAACACACGTCCATCCGACTCCACGCGCACCTGCGCGCCCTCGTATGGCCCGATGCCGGTGCCCTCGACATAGCAACCAATCCCAATTCCCAGGCAGCGTCCCTGCTTGCGCGCCTCAGCCTGCATCGCAGGAAAATTATCGTAATCCAGCAGGGTTTTCAGCTTGTCAAGCCCGGCCTGGTAGTTGCCGCTATCATATTTCGTCGGCCCACCGTCTTGATAAACGAGTCCAACATCCCATGGAAACTCGTCCGGCTGGATGAAGTTGCGCGAGCGTACTTCCGCACGATCAAGGTGCAATTCCCGGGCAATTCCATCCATGATGCGCTCCATGATAAAAACGGCATGTGGTCGACCGGCGCCACGGTAAGGGCTGACCGGAACCTTGTTGGTATAGAGAACAGTAAATTCGCTGTAGTAGTTCTTCAGGCGATAGGGACCGGGTAGCGTGCAGGCGGTGATAATGGGGACGATAATACCATAGGGAGTATAGGCGCCCGTATCATGCAAAAATGTATCGCGCACGGCCAGCAAAATACCCTGATCATCAAAGGCATATTCTACGTCGTGCGACTGGCTGCGCTCCTGGTTCGCTGAAATAAAATGTTCGCGCCGGTCCTCGATCCACTTGACTGGCCTATTCAACCGGATGGCCGCGAATGGAGTCAAAATCTCTTCCGGGTAGAACATCATGATCTTGGTGCCAAAGCCGCCGCCCACATCGGGCGCAATCACGCGCACCTTATGCTCCGGCAGCTTGAAGATGGCCGCTAAGCCGTTGCGGATAGGAATCGGCCCCTGGGTCGAAATCCAGCAGGTAAGCGAACCTTCCTGCGGTTCCCAACGCGCGACCACTCCGCGGCACTCCATCGGCATGGCCGCGCCCCGGTCAATGACAAAATGCTCTCGAATAACGTGCGGTGCGTTCGTGAATACTGTATCAGGATCACCGACGGTCTGTACAAGGTGCGCCGCGACATTGCCGGGGACATCGACATGCACAAGTGGTGCGTTATCCATAGCGGCGACTTCCAGGCTGGAAACCACCGGTAGTGGTTCATATTCCACATCAATCAGGTCGAGCGCATCTTCAGCAATATAGCGATTCTCCGCCACTACCATGGCGACTGCTTCACCAACATAATTGACCACATCTCGCGCCAGAGGTAGTTGCGTCCGCGGCTGTGTCAAGGCATGGTGTGGCACGAGCAGAGGAGAAGGCTCCAATAATTCACCCAGATCGCCGGCGGTCAGCACAAGATGAACACCGGGAAGCTCACGCGCGGCACTGGTATTGATGTGGACGATGCGCGCGTGCGCGTAGGCGCTGCGCAAGAAGGCGGCATGGAGCATCTCCGGCAGATCAAAGTCATCGACATAACTACCACGCCCGCGCAGGAGACGGGGGTCTTCCGTGCGCTGTACGGGCGCGCCAAACCAGCGTGTAGCCATCAGTCCATCTCGCTTTCTGATTGAAATGCTCGCATACGTTCAGCCGCGAGTTTGACAGCCTCAACGATATTCTGATAGCCGGTGCAGCGACAAATATTGCCCGAAAGTTCGTGGCGAATCTCTTCCTCGGTAGGATTGGGATTATCTCGCAGCATAGAATGCACGGTCATGATAATGCCGGGGGTACAGAAGCCACATTGCAAACCATGCTTTTCCATAAACGCTTGCTGAATTGGATGCAGATCGCTGTTGTTACCGGCCATACCCTCAATAGTCGTGATAGCCATACCATCAGCCTGTACTGCGAACATGAGACACGAGCGAATCGCTTCGCCGTTCAAGAGGACCGTGCAGCAGCCACAGACACCATGTTCACATCCGACATGCGTACCCGTGAGATGCAGTTCATGGCGCAAAAAATCCGAAAGCAGCTGGCGTACCGGAACGCGCCTTTCGTAACTATGACCATTGACGATCACTGCAATATCGCTTTCCTCAAGGAAGGCCGGAGCCTCTTCTTGTTCTTGCACGATCTACCCTCTTTCTATGATTGACGGCGGTCCCAGGCAGCTTTCAGCACGCGCCTGGTTAATTCAGCGGTCAGCGCACGGCGGTATTCAGTTGTGGCATGCACATCGCTCATATCTTCAGCGACGATTGAGCGAGAAATTTCAGCGGCCCTATCCCGAGTAACATCGTCAAGCGCGGTGCCAATAACAACACTCTCGACAGCACGAGCACGAATAGGAGAGCCTGCAACGCCGAGATAGGCAATATGTGCCGTCATACAACGGTCATCCTGGTCGGGAGTCAGGATGGCAGCCGCGCCCACCAGCGCATAGTCTCCCGACCGGCGGGCAAATTCCAGAAATGCCCATCCTGCCCGGGGCGGTATCCAGGGGAAGCGAACCTCGGTCAACATCTCACCCGGCTCAAGAGCGGTCGAGAGATAGCCGGTGAAGAACTCTTCTGCTTTTATGACCCGTTCGCCTTTCACGCTCTGCGCCAGCACTTCACCGTTGAGACATGTAAGCAGCGCTGGTAATTCGGCGGCAGGGTCGGCATGCGCTATACTGCCCACGACTGTACCACGATTACGTATCTGCATATGTCCGATATGCTGCACGACCTCAATCAGCAGAGGGAGCCGGTCCTTTACCAGCGCCGAATGCTCGACCTGGCGCTGGCGTACTGTAGCGCCAATTGCCAGGTAGCCATCCTCGGGTTCGATGTAGTGGAGTTCAGAAATATGATTGATGTCCACGAGGTAGGATGGCCCTGCCAGGCGCATATTGAGTAGGGGAACCAGGCTCTGGCCGCCCGCCAATACTTTAGCTTCTTCACCATGCTGGTCAAGCAACGCAATCGCCTCGTCGAGGATGCGAGGGGCTGCATACTGGAAACGTGGTGGTTTCATGGTCTCCGCTTCCCTGTCTAAAAATTTTTGCTCGCAGTTGGGAGCATAGTCAACTTACTTTTCATCCTGTGATCCGAAGATTATGGTTGGATACAGTAGCTGACTACCTATTCCCTGCAAGGAATAAGCAATAGACTACTGCTGATGACGGGTTCTGTCAAGCCCTTTCCCCCAAAAGATCGGAATACCACCACATCAAGCAAACTCAATTTCAAACTTTGCTGCATCGTTTTCGATGAAGCGGATAAGCGCCTCTCCCTCCTGCTCCAGATCAGAGCGAAGCCGGTCCGAAAGTGGTATAAACGGCTCGATGAGGAGCTTCGCCACATCCCTCTTGCGCTCACTTCTCCATACTCCACACACGAAGCCGTCCACAAGAAAGGTGGCCCGTACTCGCCCAGCTGATAGATAGATTGCTTTGCGATATTCGTCAGGTACGACGCGCCGGCGGTCAGCATGAGAAAGTATCAGATTATCGAATTCCGGGAGAAATCGCGGGGGTACAGTAATGCTTTCTGAAGGAAGAGGGCCATTAGAAAGATCAAGTAATTCTTTCCCTTGTTCGTCCCGGAAACGACGCAAATCCGGTTTCAACGCTTCAACTGCCTCTTGTAGTTGCGTCAATCCCGACCATACCTGTATATCCTTGACAGTAGCCGGTCCAAATGCTGCCAGATAGCGCAGGATGAGGTGACGCAGACCTTCTGGTGATGCGACAAGTGGACGGCCAAGCCACGTTTCTGCCAGAACATGAGCCGGGCTGCCTGAGAAACTCCACTTGCTGTTCGTGGGAACTTGTACAAGCGGCAGGTGCGTGCGTACAGTGTATGCCAGGAGCGCAGGATCAACGGAAGGGAAAAGCTCTGTAAGCCAGGAGCGTATCTCGACGAAAGTACGCGGCTGTTCCTGTATAAAGGTGCGAGCGCTTGAGACAATTTGATCAATATCAATCTCCCTTGCATGTGCGCTAAAAAACGAATGCATGGCACGAGTAAGCGCAGGTTGGAGAAGGGGACGCAGGAGAAGATAATCGTCCGCGGTCATAAGATGAAGCGTGGAGCGCATCATCGTTGCCCTCACAACCTGCCTTTGCTCAAGCAGCTGTGCCAGGTCTTCGCCGTGAAATGATCGCAGGCGTGACCATAAACCGATATAGGGTGGAACTTGCGCCTGTGCCTGGAGACCAGCTACTTGCCGGATGGCCTCGAGAGCAGAAATTGATGCTCGATCCAGAAGCAGTTGGCGCGCAAGTAATGCTCGATTTAGCTCGCGCAGGATCAGGGTTCGTTCAGCCATACTATTTGTAATCCCTCATTAGAAAGAAAAGAAATAGGTAGACCAGGCAAGTCGTCAGTCAGGATGGCTTGAAGTATACTATAGGTGATGACCATGTCAAGGCCCGCATGGTCATGCTCATCGCTTCCTTTTGCAGGAACATCAGAGGATGATAGGAAACGAACAGGCCGCGTCCAATGGTAGAACCAGACCAGGCTTCTGTTTCGAAATCTCTTTTTTGAACGTAGTATATTTCAGTGGACTCCCCCATAGAATATCCTGGCATCATAGGAGTATCGACTTTTCCACCGTAACATTTAACCAGCATATGATACCGGTACCGGTAAAACGGTTCGGTGAAGAAACATAAAGAAAGGCACATCATGGAAGTATTTGATACAGTTCGTACAGTTCTGGCAGTACGCCGATTTCAGAACAAGCCAGTTCCCGAACCGCTTATCCGCGAGATCGTCGAAGCAGCGCGCTTGACTGCAAGCAGTAAAAATGATCAGCCCTGGCATTTCATCATCGTTCAGAATAAAGAGATGTTGCAAAAACTTGGCGTGCTCGCTCCGACAGGTTCCTATATCCCGCAAGCGCCCATGGCGATTGTCGTTTGCATGGAAAAGAGTATCTTCGCGGTTTCAGACGCGAGCCGCGCCATTCAATCGATGATTCTAACGGCCTGGTCGCATGGCATTGGCTCAAACTGGGTTGGCTTCAATAACCTGAAACAGGTCAACCGGGTACTGGGCATTCCCGAAGAGATCGACATCCTGGCCATCGTTCCTTTTGGCTATCCAGTTGCTTCTATCGGCAAGGGCAAAAAGCGACGCAAGCCGCTGGGAGAAGTGGCATATCGCGAACGTTGGGGGATGCCTTACGAATAAGGATTTGTTGCTTACCAATTTTACAAGAGAGCCACCCCGGTTGAAGAAAATCGGGAGGCTCTGATTCGTCTATCACAATTTGAGCCGGAAAAGCAATCCCGGAATGATCACAATTTAAATTGCTCTTTGCTCAACCATTGCAATGCTCCGTCCAGTAGTGATAGGTTTTTGCGACCACCGTAACCACGTTCTTGATCTCTTTTTCAAGGCGGAAGGACGGCCCGGCGGGGAAGTACAGGATGCTTCCCTCTCGGCGCACGCAAATGTTTTCAATTACGATAGCGCGCAGCAGCCAGAGAGCCGCCTGCTCATCTTGACAATTCAGGCCTACCCAGCCAGGATTCTTGCTGCGTACTGTTGGCAGTCCTGTAACCAGGCGCAATCCGCGCTCGATTTCGGCCACGACTCGCTCGTAAGATGCCTGATCGGTCATAATTTCTTCAGGAGAAACGGGTTCTAATAATGTATCGCGATGTGGAGGGCCACCTGCCAGCGCCAGGTCACAGAACGTCGTCCACATCTGATCCCATGCTACCTCTCCATCGTCGTTATAGACCATAGGAGCAGTGCCCATGGGAGCGGAACTAACAGTTTTACCGTTACGGTAACGAGGTGGAAGAATAGCTTGCATGGTCTCGCTATGGAGATGGGCAAGCCCGTATTTTGGTAAAAGAGCTACATCGAGGTCTTGCCAATCAATCTCCGTCACCTTGCCCCCCGTAATGGTCACAGATTGGCCGGGAACGCACCAGATGTTGTAGTCTCCTTCGGGCAGGGCAAGAAAAAGGGCGGCATACGTTGAAAGTCCATCGATCCGGCGCTCTCGGACTTCAGTATGCGTTTTTTGCCTGTGGTTGTCTTTCGGACTGACTTCAATCTCCTTGCCGCAGAGTTCTGCAGCGGTATAAATGACCAATGCCCCGATATTCTGCCCAATATCAAGCACCGCGTGACCGGTCGAAACACGATTCGGGCCTTGCTCCTTCTCACACGGAATACTTCTCTGCGCCATTCTTCTCGCAAGCATCTGTGATGTTCTCCATCAAGAGAGGTCTGGCGACGTTGGAGCCGCCAGACCTTTTGAACCAGTACCGTTATTGCTCTTGCATCAGCACTCAATGACCGGGATAGTCAAATCCATCATACGGCACACCAAGGTACGGGAAGCTATTCAAGTAGGGACTTGTGATGTTGCTGGGCGTCAAGCCATCCGTGACCTGAGAGGCTGCCGGGTCAGGGGTATATGAGGGGTCAACCAGCGGAATGGTGACACCCGCGATGGCCCGCAGCTCAATGGTGAACACGTCGTCTAAGAAACGCCGACCATTGGGATATCCGGCAAGATCACCACCGAGTATGCCATAGATGTTTGGATTGTTCGAGGGGGGAATAGCCATGTTCAGGCGCAGCATATCCGACTGGACTTTTCCGGTATAATTCTGGAAGCCCTTGATGATCCCGGATGGTATGCCAGTAAGCAGGATAGCAACCAGGTCCGCACGCGGTTTGCTGTAGCCCGCCAGATTCGGGAAAACGCCTGGATAGAGGCCGGGTAACAGTTTGGCAACCTCGGGAGAGGTGTAGTATTGGGCAAACTGGCTGTCATCTTTTGGCAGGGTAGCGTTCCAGTAGTCCTTCTTGCCAATCGGTATCACGGCTTCATTGATCAGTGGGTTACCGAGGCGCGAGACCTGCACCCATGGCCCGCTCTCCTTGGAGCCACCTTTCCCTTTTTCGAGGATACGCGCCTTCTGGCGGCTTGCCGTTGCCCAGACGCCGATGACCGACTTTTTGCTGTTCGGGTCTTTAGGATTAGAGCCGTCGCGTGTGAGATCGGTCTTCGGTACCTGGATCGCGATGGTATGGACGTTGAGCTTATCGGTACCATTGACGCCAGGAGCGTTGGGCATGGGATTGAAGAATAAACTCTGGAACGGACGCAGATCGAGGAGATCGAAGACCGAACCAAGGTCAACATAGAATCCTTCGGCCCTCTGACCGGCGAACACGACCTCACCGCTCTTCAGGGTTTGAACGGCCGGCTGAGCAAGGTTAGCGGCATAGTTGGGCGTAGATGTCGGACCAATGTTACATGGTGGACAGGGCAGGCCGCTTCCCAATACCGTTGAAAAACCATGCTTCACCTTCGTCACCGAATAGGTTTGAGGTCGATTC includes these proteins:
- the cutA gene encoding aerobic carbon-monoxide dehydrogenase large subunit, translating into MATRWFGAPVQRTEDPRLLRGRGSYVDDFDLPEMLHAAFLRSAYAHARIVHINTSAARELPGVHLVLTAGDLGELLEPSPLLVPHHALTQPRTQLPLARDVVNYVGEAVAMVVAENRYIAEDALDLIDVEYEPLPVVSSLEVAAMDNAPLVHVDVPGNVAAHLVQTVGDPDTVFTNAPHVIREHFVIDRGAAMPMECRGVVARWEPQEGSLTCWISTQGPIPIRNGLAAIFKLPEHKVRVIAPDVGGGFGTKIMMFYPEEILTPFAAIRLNRPVKWIEDRREHFISANQERSQSHDVEYAFDDQGILLAVRDTFLHDTGAYTPYGIIVPIITACTLPGPYRLKNYYSEFTVLYTNKVPVSPYRGAGRPHAVFIMERIMDGIARELHLDRAEVRSRNFIQPDEFPWDVGLVYQDGGPTKYDSGNYQAGLDKLKTLLDYDNFPAMQAEARKQGRCLGIGIGCYVEGTGIGPYEGAQVRVESDGRVFASTGITTQGQAHFTTFAQIVADQLGVDPKDVLVITGDTQAFNWGMGTYASRAATVAGSAMYLAAKKVREKAKQVAADLFEASPEDIELADGKVFVRDAPHRALTLGQVAISANPLRYAYGENARKLMSMKLAGPRPGPALPPERGGPGLEASEFYSPPHASFASGVHGAIIEVDPKTGMVSFLKYAAVHDCGKVINPVVVEGQVHGGVAQGIGGAFFERLVYNEEGQIINASFMDYLLPTAAEVPPIIVDHVETPSPLNPLGVKGAGEAGVIPVPALFASAIDDALSAFGVRVREMPLHPNRLFELLQEQQGG
- a CDS encoding DUF4331 domain-containing protein, translated to MSSHREAPDISKDPVADNTDVYAFVSPDRPNTVTMIANFVPLEGPAGGPNFYEFGDDVLYEINIDNDGDGAAEITYRFQFQTQTRNPNTFLYNTGPISSLNDPNWNRPQTYSVTKVKHGFSTVLGSGLPCPPCNIGPTSTPNYAANLAQPAVQTLKSGEVVFAGQRAEGFYVDLGSVFDLLDLRPFQSLFFNPMPNAPGVNGTDKLNVHTIAIQVPKTDLTRDGSNPKDPNSKKSVIGVWATASRQKARILEKGKGGSKESGPWVQVSRLGNPLINEAVIPIGKKDYWNATLPKDDSQFAQYYTSPEVAKLLPGLYPGVFPNLAGYSKPRADLVAILLTGIPSGIIKGFQNYTGKVQSDMLRLNMAIPPSNNPNIYGILGGDLAGYPNGRRFLDDVFTIELRAIAGVTIPLVDPSYTPDPAASQVTDGLTPSNITSPYLNSFPYLGVPYDGFDYPGH
- a CDS encoding winged helix DNA-binding domain-containing protein; this translates as MAERTLILRELNRALLARQLLLDRASISALEAIRQVAGLQAQAQVPPYIGLWSRLRSFHGEDLAQLLEQRQVVRATMMRSTLHLMTADDYLLLRPLLQPALTRAMHSFFSAHAREIDIDQIVSSARTFIQEQPRTFVEIRSWLTELFPSVDPALLAYTVRTHLPLVQVPTNSKWSFSGSPAHVLAETWLGRPLVASPEGLRHLILRYLAAFGPATVKDIQVWSGLTQLQEAVEALKPDLRRFRDEQGKELLDLSNGPLPSESITVPPRFLPEFDNLILSHADRRRVVPDEYRKAIYLSAGRVRATFLVDGFVCGVWRSERKRDVAKLLIEPFIPLSDRLRSDLEQEGEALIRFIENDAAKFEIEFA
- a CDS encoding (2Fe-2S)-binding protein — its product is MQEQEEAPAFLEESDIAVIVNGHSYERRVPVRQLLSDFLRHELHLTGTHVGCEHGVCGCCTVLLNGEAIRSCLMFAVQADGMAITTIEGMAGNNSDLHPIQQAFMEKHGLQCGFCTPGIIMTVHSMLRDNPNPTEEEIRHELSGNICRCTGYQNIVEAVKLAAERMRAFQSESEMD
- a CDS encoding xanthine dehydrogenase family protein subunit M gives rise to the protein MKPPRFQYAAPRILDEAIALLDQHGEEAKVLAGGQSLVPLLNMRLAGPSYLVDINHISELHYIEPEDGYLAIGATVRQRQVEHSALVKDRLPLLIEVVQHIGHMQIRNRGTVVGSIAHADPAAELPALLTCLNGEVLAQSVKGERVIKAEEFFTGYLSTALEPGEMLTEVRFPWIPPRAGWAFLEFARRSGDYALVGAAAILTPDQDDRCMTAHIAYLGVAGSPIRARAVESVVIGTALDDVTRDRAAEISRSIVAEDMSDVHATTEYRRALTAELTRRVLKAAWDRRQS
- a CDS encoding nitroreductase family protein; translation: MEVFDTVRTVLAVRRFQNKPVPEPLIREIVEAARLTASSKNDQPWHFIIVQNKEMLQKLGVLAPTGSYIPQAPMAIVVCMEKSIFAVSDASRAIQSMILTAWSHGIGSNWVGFNNLKQVNRVLGIPEEIDILAIVPFGYPVASIGKGKKRRKPLGEVAYRERWGMPYE